Proteins from a single region of Syngnathus typhle isolate RoL2023-S1 ecotype Sweden linkage group LG10, RoL_Styp_1.0, whole genome shotgun sequence:
- the crabp2a gene encoding cellular retinoic acid-binding protein 2a, with protein sequence MPLHEYALFRGAITFHLRRHTQAVRDDISEVQDQDHGRTEEDEVHIAIRGPQTSCHLSPKTNMDRKIPDFSGTWEMKSSENFEELLKVLGVNVMLRKIAVKAASKPLVEITQDGETLSIKTSTTVRTTHITFTVGQEFNESTVDGRPCTSFPRWETDSKISCEQTLQKGEGPKTSWTREITNDSKLVLTMRADDVVCTRVYERQ encoded by the exons ATGCCGCTCCACGAATATGCCCTTTTCCGCGGCGCAATTACATTTCATTTGCGCAGGCACACACAGGCGGTCAGGGACGATATCAGTGAAGTCCAGGACCAGGACCACGGAAGAACCGAAGAGGACGAGGTGCACATCGCTATAAGAGGACCACAAACAAGTTGCCATCTGAGCCCAAAGACCAACATGGACCGTAAAATCCCGGACTTTTCCGGCACTTGGGAGATGAAGAGTTCGGAGAACTTTGAGGAGCTCTTAAAAGTGTTGG GCGTAAACGTGATGCTGCGTAAAATTGCGGTGAAGGCGGCGTCCAAGCCTTTGGTGGAGATCACGCAGGATGGCGAGACTCTGTCCATCAAGACCTCCACCACGGTCCGGACAACCCACATCACCTTCACCGTGGGACAGGAGTTCAACGAGAGCACGGTGGACGGCCGGCCCTGCACG AGTTTTCCGCGTTGGGAGACTGACAGCAAGATCAGCTGTGAGCAGACCCTGCAGAAAGGGGAGGGGCCTAAAACCTCCTGGACCCGAGAGATAACCAACGACAGCAAACTCGTGCTG ACCATGCGAGCAGATGACGTGGTGTGTACCAGAGTCTACGAGCGCCAGTGA